From Denitrovibrio acetiphilus DSM 12809, the proteins below share one genomic window:
- a CDS encoding flagellar basal body-associated FliL family protein: MNTDKLFNLLKRTIIFVASIIILAVIAYLIYVYGGSLKFLVSGKAKQTNAFEDYDVVKRYGSGIYNVEFRDLITSAGGMERHYYRYDLTVQAEDQPSADKMIDTRKQVITLINGVMSNFETSEMNTEAERNRVKKIIQSEITGHYPNIKVKDIYFTNFLYD, encoded by the coding sequence ATGAATACTGATAAACTTTTTAACTTATTGAAAAGGACTATCATCTTTGTTGCTTCAATTATTATACTCGCGGTTATTGCATATCTTATATACGTTTACGGCGGCAGTCTGAAATTTCTCGTTTCAGGGAAAGCTAAACAGACTAACGCCTTCGAAGACTATGATGTAGTCAAAAGATACGGCAGCGGTATCTATAATGTAGAGTTCAGAGACCTCATAACCAGCGCCGGTGGCATGGAAAGGCACTATTACAGGTATGACCTGACCGTTCAGGCGGAAGATCAGCCAAGTGCAGACAAGATGATAGATACCAGAAAGCAGGTTATAACCCTTATTAACGGGGTCATGTCCAACTTCGAAACATCTGAGATGAACACGGAGGCGGAACGAAACAGAGTGAAAAAAATTATCCAATCCGAAATCACAGGGCACTACCCCAATATCAAAGTTAAGGATATCTATTTCACTAATTTCCTCTACGATTGA
- the mtaB gene encoding tRNA (N(6)-L-threonylcarbamoyladenosine(37)-C(2))-methylthiotransferase MtaB gives MRTFIYTFGCKVNQVESEKIVNEFKDYNLTSVDTANEADLLIFNTCAVTERAENKFHSMVRKARGANPDVIIAVTGCAAEKDKDKLKALGADIVVTNSGKMDILEHIVKKTDHLDSIFESKGFLEADNISMATRTRAFVKIQDGCDSNCAYCIIPSLRGLPVSRASEAVIAEVKTLVKAGYKEIVPVGIHVGKYGQDLKEEIDLPHLIEKIIAIEGDFRVRLTSIELNELTDRMIQMLAENTEKICRHYHIPLQSGSSHTLSMMNRKYTAEEYITKLNRLKELVPGCLLGADVIVGFPGETDDHFAETLDTLKKSGLEHLHVFSYSDRSGTKASEMSDKVSGKVKSERAKKLRAFAENVKFHAAEQCVDKIYKVLTQKDNTGITDNYFTVRFKEDVEPGSFLDVLITNAYKDGSLKGDILDAGKDISDRRSGSGSDRSC, from the coding sequence ATGCGTACATTCATATATACATTCGGCTGTAAGGTTAATCAAGTTGAAAGTGAGAAAATTGTCAATGAATTCAAAGATTATAATTTAACAAGTGTAGACACTGCAAATGAAGCAGACCTTTTGATATTTAATACGTGCGCTGTTACAGAAAGAGCAGAGAACAAATTTCACAGCATGGTGCGTAAAGCCAGAGGGGCAAACCCCGATGTTATCATTGCTGTCACAGGTTGCGCAGCAGAGAAGGACAAGGATAAGCTGAAGGCGCTGGGGGCCGATATTGTCGTGACAAACTCCGGCAAGATGGACATTCTGGAGCATATTGTTAAGAAAACTGATCATCTGGACAGCATATTTGAAAGCAAAGGTTTTCTTGAAGCGGATAATATCTCTATGGCGACCAGAACCCGTGCTTTTGTAAAAATTCAGGACGGCTGCGACAGTAACTGTGCATATTGCATAATACCTTCTCTGAGGGGCCTTCCTGTCAGCAGGGCGTCAGAAGCTGTTATTGCAGAGGTAAAAACGCTGGTGAAAGCAGGATATAAAGAGATAGTCCCCGTGGGAATACATGTGGGGAAGTACGGACAGGATCTGAAAGAAGAGATAGACCTCCCCCATCTTATTGAGAAGATAATAGCTATTGAAGGTGATTTTCGTGTGCGTCTTACGTCAATAGAGCTGAACGAACTCACAGACAGAATGATTCAGATGCTGGCGGAGAATACAGAAAAGATATGCCGTCATTATCACATACCACTTCAGAGCGGATCTAGCCACACTCTTTCCATGATGAACAGAAAGTATACCGCAGAGGAATATATAACGAAGCTGAACAGACTGAAAGAACTTGTGCCTGGCTGCCTGCTCGGGGCAGATGTGATCGTTGGATTCCCTGGTGAAACAGACGATCATTTTGCTGAAACTCTGGATACTTTGAAAAAGTCAGGTCTGGAACATTTGCATGTATTTTCATATTCTGACAGGTCTGGAACAAAAGCATCTGAGATGAGCGATAAGGTCAGCGGTAAAGTAAAGTCTGAACGTGCTAAAAAACTTCGTGCTTTTGCAGAGAATGTTAAATTTCATGCAGCAGAGCAATGTGTGGATAAAATTTATAAAGTTCTAACACAAAAGGATAATACAGGCATAACCGACAATTATTTCACAGTTAGGTTTAAAGAAGATGTTGAACCCGGAAGCTTTTTGGATGTATTAATAACCAATGCTTATAAAGACGGAAGTCTTAAGGGGGATATTTTAGATGCCGGAAAAGATATTAGTGATAGGCGGAGTGGCAGCGGGAGCGACCGGAGCTGCTAA
- the glnD gene encoding [protein-PII] uridylyltransferase produces the protein MQTIEKIKNYYNDTWAEIKKNRHSYSSSWQLARRLTELTDETVIKVCQMAQQQVGETDGIAVLALGGYAREQMAPHSDIDILILHRGKATHQHEEFMNAFTTFMWDIGTNPGIQIKGLKDVAKAAMEDEVVRTSFIDHRLLFGCKKDYESFLKTINDKVMEKGKAEFLMMKIDGVRNRNSKFRDSIFRLQPNIKEGTGGIRDINTIYWICKILYKTSSLSETVKHNILTQEEYDRLMENCSFLFNVRNELHYFHNRKYDVMTLESQMEIASKLGYAGTDSVQSVELFMRDYYIKAKLTAEITNKVINRTMLKLPTKKLTKKVYINKLSDGYAQYANTLTVLSKDIFKESPRKLISIFTFATSRGLKISDSTCELIRDNIHLIDTAFIKEYGKNFLKAISLFPNSFRIVSDMYKCRVLQAMIPEFEGLECRPQFDYYHHYTVDEHTILALSYIDKIAASIPPSLNSYQEALLNLQRKDLLAIAILLHDIGKGQGKNHSLLGAKMSRTICKRLGMGMDDTDTICSLVEHHLLMSHIAQRRDLHDIDVIEHFTSFLNSDEELRLLFLLTYADMNAVGGATFNEWKNNLLKELYAKSESAINKENLVEEFEAVVARRRQKVAERCKNIPEILAASEKLDDEYVYSTKAFEIIRYLQLAENVHSDDDIVVEIDAREELDTIELIVCAKDRPALLSDICGALSSFSYNIKWAKIYTMENDVTIDNIMIANPFSGRKMPEDKQESLKKRIINTIKDGRDIKRQITQSESSIKGPAQVFIKKDKIVFDNDVSTNYTIVDIYAKDRIGLLYDILRSFNKQELNVERAKISTDVDRVVDSFYLVDKHGKKITDQRVLDNIRGELSKEIETDTV, from the coding sequence ATGCAAACTATCGAAAAAATTAAAAACTACTACAACGATACCTGGGCGGAAATTAAAAAGAACAGACACTCCTATAGCTCTTCGTGGCAGCTTGCACGCAGGCTTACTGAACTGACTGACGAAACTGTTATTAAAGTATGCCAGATGGCGCAGCAGCAGGTCGGGGAAACAGACGGCATAGCCGTGCTTGCACTCGGCGGATACGCAAGAGAGCAGATGGCGCCTCACTCCGACATTGATATACTTATACTGCATAGAGGCAAAGCCACCCATCAGCACGAAGAGTTCATGAACGCTTTTACAACCTTTATGTGGGACATAGGCACTAACCCGGGGATACAGATCAAAGGGCTCAAGGATGTTGCCAAAGCCGCTATGGAAGATGAAGTCGTAAGAACCTCTTTCATCGACCACAGGCTGCTTTTCGGCTGTAAAAAAGACTATGAGAGTTTTCTTAAAACCATTAATGACAAAGTCATGGAAAAGGGTAAGGCTGAGTTTCTGATGATGAAGATTGACGGTGTCAGAAACAGAAACAGTAAATTCCGTGATTCAATATTCCGGCTTCAGCCAAACATAAAGGAAGGAACCGGAGGCATCAGAGATATCAATACTATCTACTGGATATGTAAGATATTATACAAAACAAGCAGCCTGTCGGAAACGGTTAAGCACAACATACTAACTCAGGAAGAGTATGACCGGCTTATGGAAAACTGCAGCTTCCTGTTTAATGTCAGAAACGAACTCCACTATTTTCACAACAGAAAATATGACGTAATGACTCTGGAATCCCAGATGGAGATAGCCAGCAAACTCGGCTACGCCGGAACGGACAGCGTGCAGTCAGTTGAACTTTTCATGCGTGATTACTACATAAAGGCAAAACTAACAGCAGAGATAACCAACAAAGTTATCAACAGAACAATGCTGAAGCTCCCAACAAAAAAACTTACCAAAAAAGTTTACATAAACAAACTTTCAGACGGCTATGCTCAATATGCCAACACCCTTACAGTGTTGTCAAAAGACATATTTAAAGAAAGCCCCAGAAAGCTCATCTCCATATTCACTTTCGCCACCAGCAGAGGGCTTAAAATCTCTGACTCTACCTGCGAACTGATAAGAGATAATATACATCTCATTGATACTGCTTTTATAAAAGAGTACGGCAAGAATTTCTTAAAGGCAATAAGCCTGTTCCCGAATTCATTCAGGATAGTGTCCGATATGTACAAATGCCGGGTTCTTCAGGCTATGATACCTGAATTTGAAGGGCTGGAATGCCGACCGCAGTTTGATTATTATCACCATTATACAGTTGACGAGCACACAATACTTGCCCTGAGCTACATAGATAAAATAGCAGCGAGCATCCCCCCCTCTCTGAACTCTTATCAGGAGGCTCTGCTGAACCTTCAGCGCAAGGATCTTCTGGCTATCGCTATTCTTCTGCATGACATAGGCAAGGGACAGGGGAAGAACCACAGCCTGCTCGGAGCTAAAATGTCACGCACCATATGTAAAAGGCTCGGCATGGGGATGGACGACACAGACACCATATGCAGCCTCGTGGAACACCACCTGCTTATGAGCCACATAGCTCAGAGACGAGACCTACACGACATAGACGTTATCGAACACTTCACATCGTTTCTCAACTCTGACGAAGAGCTCAGGCTTCTGTTTCTGTTAACATACGCTGACATGAATGCTGTAGGCGGAGCAACTTTTAACGAGTGGAAAAATAACCTGCTGAAAGAACTCTATGCCAAATCAGAATCAGCTATAAACAAAGAGAATCTGGTCGAAGAATTTGAAGCTGTCGTTGCCAGAAGAAGGCAGAAAGTCGCAGAAAGATGTAAAAACATTCCGGAGATACTGGCAGCATCCGAGAAGCTTGATGATGAATATGTCTACTCTACAAAAGCTTTCGAGATAATAAGATACCTCCAGCTTGCTGAAAATGTTCATAGCGATGATGATATCGTCGTTGAGATCGATGCCAGAGAGGAACTTGACACAATAGAGCTGATTGTCTGTGCGAAAGACAGACCAGCACTGCTAAGTGACATCTGCGGAGCTTTATCATCATTTTCATACAACATCAAATGGGCAAAAATATATACTATGGAAAACGATGTCACCATAGATAATATCATGATAGCAAACCCCTTCTCAGGCAGAAAGATGCCCGAAGACAAACAGGAATCACTTAAAAAACGTATAATAAATACTATCAAGGACGGCCGGGACATCAAGCGTCAGATCACTCAGTCTGAGAGCAGCATCAAAGGTCCTGCCCAGGTATTCATAAAAAAAGATAAAATCGTGTTCGACAACGACGTTTCAACGAACTACACTATAGTAGATATATATGCCAAAGACAGAATTGGATTATTGTACGATATACTGCGTTCGTTTAACAAGCAGGAGCTAAATGTTGAAAGAGCAAAGATATCAACCGATGTTGACAGAGTCGTGGACTCTTTTTATCTTGTAGATAAACACGGTAAGAAGATAACAGACCAGAGGGTGCTTGATAATATCAGAGGGGAGTTGTCTAAAGAAATTGAAACCGATACTGTATAA